A region of Selenomonadales bacterium 4137-cl DNA encodes the following proteins:
- a CDS encoding response regulator: MRILVAEDDSVSRKFLFKFLSQYGECDLTVDGLEALDAFLMALKDNDPYDLVCLDIMMPKVDGVKVLKTIRSLEKERSIAPEKQAKVIMITALGETGFVNQSFEFGCEAYAAKPVDTEKLISVMEKLGLISPK; the protein is encoded by the coding sequence ATGCGCATTCTTGTTGCCGAGGACGATTCGGTAAGCAGAAAATTTTTGTTCAAATTTCTTTCCCAGTACGGGGAATGCGACCTGACGGTCGACGGACTGGAAGCGTTGGACGCCTTTCTGATGGCGCTTAAGGACAATGACCCTTACGACCTGGTATGCCTCGACATCATGATGCCGAAGGTGGACGGGGTAAAGGTGCTGAAAACCATCCGCAGCCTCGAAAAAGAGCGAAGCATCGCCCCGGAAAAACAGGCGAAGGTGATTATGATCACCGCCCTTGGCGAGACGGGTTTCGTAAACCAGTCGTTCGAATTTGGCTGTGAGGCCTATGCGGCCAAACCTGTCGACACCGAAAAACTGATATCCGTCATGGAGAAACTCGGACTGATATCGCCGAAATAA
- a CDS encoding protein-glutamate O-methyltransferase CheR — translation MVTITETEFEELARYIKSQYGIRLGQEKKSLVLGRLGNLLSQQGFATFSEYFGHIMADKTGSAASTLVNRITTNHTYFMRETKHFDYFRTVVLPYLQAHVKDRDLRIWSAGCSTGEEPYTLSMIIDEYFGLGKNEWDTKLLATDISETALNTARQGIYRQDDVATLPAAWRAAYTKKLDSERRAITETIKNEVIFRRLNLMDASFPFKKKFHVIFCRNVMIYFDARTRNELVRKFYDLTEPGGYLFIGHSESLNRDQTGYKYIMPAVYRKERY, via the coding sequence ATGGTCACGATAACCGAAACCGAATTCGAGGAATTGGCCCGGTACATAAAGAGCCAATACGGCATCAGGCTGGGGCAGGAGAAAAAGTCGCTGGTTCTGGGAAGACTGGGGAACCTGCTTTCACAACAAGGGTTCGCCACCTTCTCGGAATACTTCGGCCACATTATGGCCGATAAAACAGGCAGCGCCGCCTCCACGCTCGTCAACAGAATCACGACCAACCATACCTATTTCATGCGGGAAACAAAGCATTTCGATTACTTCCGGACTGTCGTGCTCCCTTACCTGCAGGCCCATGTCAAAGACCGGGATCTCAGGATATGGAGCGCCGGCTGCTCGACCGGCGAAGAACCGTATACGCTCAGCATGATTATCGACGAGTATTTCGGCCTGGGGAAAAACGAATGGGATACGAAATTGCTGGCGACGGACATCTCGGAAACCGCGCTTAATACAGCCCGGCAGGGCATTTACCGCCAGGACGACGTCGCCACGCTACCGGCTGCCTGGCGGGCGGCTTATACAAAAAAACTCGACTCCGAGCGGAGGGCAATCACCGAGACGATAAAAAACGAGGTCATATTCCGTCGCTTGAACCTGATGGACGCGAGTTTTCCCTTCAAGAAGAAATTCCATGTCATCTTCTGCCGCAATGTCATGATCTATTTTGACGCCAGGACGCGCAACGAGCTTGTCAGGAAGTTCTACGATCTGACCGAGCCCGGCGGCTACCTGTTCATCGGGCATTCCGAATCGCTGAACCGCGATCAGACCGGCTACAAGTACATCATGCCGGCCGTTTACCGAAAGGAACGGTACTGA
- a CDS encoding sigma-54-dependent Fis family transcriptional regulator, producing MSAEQSNKDAVLRAWESFIAGRPHGNIVRPQIIESWHRCVTARVDPHSATPHSKLDAHSLGKLLREKDQLIKIAKPFMTNLYQFVQGSGFVVVLTDENGIIMEMFGDEDTISNPMTEDFFRGASWHETEAGTNAIGTALETGAPLQVSGAEHFCRKHHCLTCSSAPIFDADRRIIGVLDMSGASHASHLHTLGIVVAAAEAIMAQLSIRRKNQELALVNNRLSNFFNSVSDGVIIVDKKETVIELNPAAKKLLGRDVQGKPVNTLFERRATSKGKTLTIAEQYTDIEVMVDTRDGLCYCLVTCEPIVNEHGAVTGGIIILRPIKHVQNLVNRFGGYSATLQFKDIVGDSAAIRDAIRLATLTATTTSNILLQGESGTGKEIFAQAIHNLSFQHNGPFIALNCGAIPRELIGSELFGYEEGAFTGARRGGKPGKFELAAGGTLFLDEVGDMPLEQQIAFLRVIQEKKVTRIGGDKTIPVNVRLICATNKNLLHEVEKGSFRQDLYYRLNVMTITIPPLRNRVEDIRPLFAHFLDQLGRDRGCQYRADPEVLECLQRYNWPGNVRELQNVVERAASLSEDGSIVLRHLPAELVAHPAHRTFPAAAPALQVLDSREKRQKLARDAEKHKIQGLLNAHAGNVSRVAREMGVSRKTLYKKMHVYSIQN from the coding sequence ATGTCTGCCGAACAAAGCAACAAGGACGCCGTGCTTCGCGCCTGGGAAAGCTTCATCGCCGGGCGTCCCCACGGCAACATCGTCCGGCCGCAGATAATCGAATCCTGGCACAGGTGCGTCACCGCGCGCGTCGACCCCCACAGTGCCACCCCCCACAGCAAACTCGACGCCCATTCCCTCGGCAAACTGCTACGCGAAAAAGACCAGCTCATCAAAATCGCCAAACCCTTCATGACCAACCTCTATCAATTCGTGCAGGGGTCGGGCTTCGTCGTCGTCCTCACCGACGAAAACGGCATCATCATGGAAATGTTCGGCGACGAAGACACCATCAGCAACCCCATGACCGAGGACTTCTTCCGCGGCGCCAGCTGGCACGAAACCGAGGCCGGCACCAACGCCATCGGCACCGCGCTCGAGACCGGCGCGCCCCTCCAGGTATCCGGGGCCGAGCACTTCTGCCGCAAGCACCACTGCCTCACCTGCTCCTCGGCGCCGATCTTCGACGCCGACCGGCGGATCATCGGCGTCCTCGACATGTCGGGAGCCTCCCATGCCTCCCACCTTCACACCCTGGGCATCGTCGTAGCGGCGGCCGAAGCCATCATGGCCCAGCTCAGCATCAGGCGGAAAAACCAGGAACTGGCCCTCGTAAACAACCGCCTGTCAAACTTCTTCAACTCCGTATCCGACGGCGTAATCATCGTCGACAAAAAAGAAACCGTCATCGAACTCAACCCCGCGGCCAAAAAGCTGCTCGGCAGAGACGTCCAGGGCAAGCCGGTCAACACGCTCTTCGAGCGCCGGGCGACCTCCAAAGGCAAGACCCTCACCATCGCCGAACAATACACCGACATCGAAGTAATGGTCGACACCAGGGACGGCCTCTGCTATTGCCTGGTAACGTGCGAGCCCATCGTCAACGAGCACGGCGCCGTCACCGGCGGCATCATCATCCTCAGGCCCATCAAGCACGTCCAGAACCTCGTCAACCGCTTCGGCGGCTACTCGGCCACCCTCCAGTTCAAAGACATCGTCGGCGACAGCGCCGCCATCCGCGACGCCATCCGTCTCGCCACCCTCACCGCGACCACCACCTCCAACATCCTCCTCCAGGGCGAAAGCGGCACCGGCAAAGAAATCTTCGCCCAGGCCATCCACAACCTCAGCTTCCAGCACAACGGCCCCTTCATCGCCCTCAACTGCGGCGCCATCCCCCGCGAACTCATCGGCAGCGAACTGTTCGGCTACGAGGAAGGCGCCTTCACCGGCGCCCGGCGCGGCGGCAAACCCGGCAAATTCGAGCTCGCCGCCGGCGGGACGCTCTTCCTCGACGAAGTCGGCGACATGCCGCTCGAACAGCAAATAGCCTTCCTGCGCGTCATCCAGGAAAAGAAAGTCACCCGCATCGGCGGCGACAAAACCATCCCCGTAAACGTCCGCCTCATCTGCGCCACCAACAAGAACCTGCTGCACGAAGTCGAAAAAGGCTCATTCCGCCAGGACCTCTACTACCGGCTCAACGTCATGACCATCACCATCCCGCCGCTCAGAAATCGCGTCGAAGACATCAGGCCGCTCTTCGCCCACTTCCTCGACCAACTCGGACGCGACCGCGGCTGCCAATACCGCGCCGACCCCGAAGTGCTCGAATGCCTGCAACGCTACAACTGGCCGGGCAACGTCCGCGAACTGCAAAACGTCGTCGAACGGGCCGCCAGCCTCAGCGAAGACGGCAGCATCGTCCTGCGCCACCTGCCCGCCGAGCTTGTCGCGCATCCCGCCCACAGGACCTTCCCGGCGGCGGCGCCCGCCCTCCAGGTCCTCGACAGCCGGGAAAAAAGGCAGAAGCTGGCGCGCGACGCCGAAAAACACAAAATCCAGGGACTGCTCAACGCGCACGCCGGCAACGTCAGCCGGGTGGCGAGGGAGATGGGGGTTTCGCGCAAAACGCTCTACAAAAAGATGCACGTCTATTCCATCCAAAACTGA
- a CDS encoding chemotaxis protein CheW: MEAARDFLEQEEDTQKGKYLTFSIGSEFFGLEIACVTEIIGIQPITEVPELPEYVKGIINLRGKIIPVMDVRLRFRKPFREYNDRTCVIVVDIKDTSVGLIVDSVSEVLSIRDEDIVQPNELKAAQNRYIKGIGKVGGDVKLLLDCDKLLHDDEVEALEKIG, from the coding sequence ATGGAAGCGGCCCGGGATTTCCTGGAACAGGAGGAAGACACCCAGAAAGGCAAGTATTTGACCTTTTCCATCGGCAGCGAGTTTTTCGGGCTGGAAATCGCCTGCGTCACCGAAATTATCGGCATCCAGCCGATCACGGAGGTGCCCGAGCTGCCGGAATACGTCAAGGGAATCATCAACCTCCGCGGCAAAATAATACCGGTGATGGATGTCCGGCTCAGGTTCCGGAAACCCTTTCGGGAATATAACGACCGCACCTGCGTTATCGTCGTCGATATCAAGGATACGTCCGTCGGCCTCATTGTCGACAGCGTATCCGAGGTTTTATCCATCCGCGACGAGGACATCGTGCAGCCGAACGAGCTCAAAGCCGCCCAGAACAGGTACATAAAAGGCATCGGCAAAGTAGGGGGCGATGTCAAACTGCTGCTCGACTGCGATAAACTGCTGCACGACGACGAAGTCGAAGCGCTGGAAAAGATCGGCTAG
- a CDS encoding methyl-accepting chemotaxis protein translates to MNWFQNFKIANKLIISFLVVAVIAGAVGAVGVYNLFILAREDKVLFEYYSVPLEQMGVIKEAYQKSRVNVRDAILNKDAKIIAANIKQFDDRIKDMKSETASVGKTLVSDEGRKVHKTLEVAVTEYDIYCKELFTMIQAGQIDQVNQLMQTKGMRMAEILEGSLAKLGDMKVDLAKQKAASNKETADKATMIMLAFVAIGVLLAMVLGVFVSRLISRPLKEMVGVAGKLADGDLDVSITVRSRDEVGELAKAFQTMTDNINHAMSNINASADQVASGSKQMSDSSMALSQGATEQASSIEELTASLEEIAAQTEQNAANANQANTLAEAAKDNAAEGNSQMLGMLKAMDDINESSASISKIIKVIDEIAFQTNILALNAAVEAARAGQHGKGFAVVAEEVRNLAARSANAAKETTALIEGSIKKVEGGTRIANATATALDQIVDGVTKVAELVGQIAVASNEQAAGIAQVNQGVMQVSQVVQTNSATAEESAAASEELAGQAEILKEAVARFKLKKIGSGPNRLSELSPEIMRALENMAEKKGNSSVAKPAKIVLSDAEFGKY, encoded by the coding sequence ATGAACTGGTTTCAGAACTTTAAAATTGCCAACAAGCTGATTATATCCTTCCTCGTTGTGGCCGTTATCGCCGGCGCCGTCGGCGCGGTGGGGGTTTACAACCTTTTCATCTTGGCACGGGAAGACAAAGTCCTGTTTGAGTACTACTCGGTACCGCTGGAGCAAATGGGTGTAATCAAAGAGGCCTATCAAAAAAGCCGCGTTAACGTAAGGGACGCCATCCTCAACAAAGACGCGAAAATCATCGCCGCCAACATCAAACAATTTGACGACCGCATCAAAGACATGAAAAGCGAAACCGCCAGTGTCGGCAAGACCCTGGTGAGCGACGAGGGCCGCAAGGTCCACAAAACGCTCGAAGTCGCCGTCACCGAATACGATATCTACTGCAAAGAACTGTTCACCATGATTCAGGCGGGCCAGATCGACCAGGTCAACCAGCTTATGCAGACCAAGGGTATGAGAATGGCCGAGATTCTGGAGGGCAGCCTGGCGAAGCTGGGGGATATGAAGGTCGATTTGGCCAAGCAGAAAGCGGCCAGTAACAAAGAAACGGCCGACAAAGCCACCATGATCATGCTGGCCTTCGTCGCGATCGGCGTCCTTCTGGCCATGGTGCTCGGGGTTTTCGTTTCCCGGCTGATTTCCCGGCCCTTGAAGGAAATGGTCGGCGTCGCCGGAAAATTGGCCGACGGTGATCTGGACGTTTCCATCACCGTCAGGAGCAGAGACGAAGTCGGCGAATTGGCCAAGGCTTTCCAGACGATGACCGACAATATCAACCACGCAATGAGCAACATCAACGCTTCAGCCGATCAGGTGGCGTCCGGCTCGAAACAAATGTCCGATTCGAGCATGGCGCTTTCCCAGGGGGCGACCGAGCAGGCCAGCTCCATCGAAGAGTTAACAGCCTCGCTCGAAGAAATCGCGGCCCAGACCGAGCAGAACGCGGCCAACGCCAACCAGGCGAACACGTTGGCCGAGGCGGCCAAGGACAACGCGGCCGAGGGCAACTCCCAGATGCTGGGGATGCTCAAAGCGATGGACGATATCAACGAATCGTCGGCCAGCATTTCGAAGATAATCAAGGTCATCGACGAAATCGCCTTCCAGACCAACATCCTCGCGCTCAACGCCGCCGTGGAAGCCGCCCGCGCCGGCCAGCACGGCAAAGGCTTCGCCGTGGTCGCCGAGGAAGTGAGGAACCTCGCCGCCCGGTCGGCGAACGCCGCCAAGGAAACGACGGCGTTGATCGAGGGCTCGATCAAAAAGGTGGAAGGCGGCACGCGCATCGCCAACGCGACCGCGACCGCACTCGACCAGATTGTCGACGGGGTTACTAAAGTCGCCGAACTCGTAGGCCAAATCGCGGTGGCGTCCAACGAACAGGCGGCCGGCATCGCCCAGGTAAATCAGGGCGTTATGCAGGTATCCCAGGTTGTCCAGACCAACTCGGCCACGGCCGAGGAGAGCGCGGCCGCGAGCGAGGAGCTTGCCGGGCAGGCCGAGATTTTGAAAGAAGCGGTGGCGAGATTCAAACTGAAGAAAATCGGCTCGGGGCCGAACCGGCTGAGCGAGCTCAGCCCCGAAATCATGAGGGCGCTCGAGAACATGGCCGAGAAAAAAGGCAACAGCAGCGTCGCCAAGCCGGCGAAAATCGTCCTGAGCGACGCGGAGTTCGGCAAGTACTAA
- a CDS encoding chemotaxis response regulator protein-glutamate methylesterase — translation MKKIRVLVVDDSLLFREMLARGLATDPAVEVVATAVDPFDARDKILQYSPDVITCDVEMPKMNGIEFIRRLLPQYPLPVIVITTISETVFEAMAAGAVDFVTKPSVRSPGGIERFLTDLITKVKTAASANVSPRNPVVQRAATPAGTAAKDAIVAIGASTGGTEAIFNLVKNLPASMAGIVIVQHIPPIFSRLFAERLNSQTGFEVKEAATGDIVLPGRILVAPGDKHMKIKKTAGRYVANCFAGEKVSGHCPSVDVLFESVAAAAGKDAVGIILTGMGCDGAKGLLSMRRSGARTIGQNEASCVVFGMPKVAHNIGAVEKMVPLENIPQLLCSLLNG, via the coding sequence ATGAAGAAAATCCGCGTGCTTGTTGTCGACGACTCTTTGTTGTTCCGGGAGATGCTCGCCAGGGGCCTCGCCACCGACCCCGCCGTCGAAGTGGTGGCCACGGCGGTAGACCCCTTCGACGCCCGCGACAAAATCCTGCAATATTCCCCCGACGTCATTACTTGCGATGTCGAGATGCCGAAAATGAACGGGATCGAATTCATCCGCCGGCTCCTGCCCCAGTATCCGCTGCCGGTCATAGTCATCACCACCATCAGCGAGACCGTATTCGAGGCGATGGCCGCCGGCGCCGTAGACTTCGTAACCAAACCGAGCGTCAGGTCGCCCGGCGGCATCGAGCGCTTTTTGACCGACCTGATTACAAAGGTAAAGACAGCGGCGAGCGCCAACGTATCGCCAAGGAACCCTGTCGTACAAAGAGCCGCCACGCCGGCCGGCACGGCGGCGAAGGACGCGATCGTGGCAATCGGGGCCTCGACCGGCGGAACGGAAGCCATATTCAACTTAGTAAAAAATCTGCCCGCGAGCATGGCCGGCATCGTAATCGTGCAGCACATTCCCCCTATCTTTTCCCGCCTGTTTGCCGAACGCCTCAACAGCCAGACCGGCTTCGAGGTCAAGGAAGCCGCCACGGGAGACATCGTGCTACCGGGGAGGATTCTCGTCGCGCCGGGCGATAAGCATATGAAGATCAAAAAAACTGCCGGCCGTTATGTCGCCAATTGTTTCGCAGGCGAGAAAGTCAGCGGCCACTGCCCGTCGGTGGACGTGTTGTTCGAATCGGTGGCCGCCGCCGCCGGCAAAGACGCTGTGGGGATAATCCTTACCGGGATGGGATGCGACGGCGCCAAAGGGCTGCTGAGCATGCGAAGGAGCGGCGCCCGCACCATCGGCCAGAACGAAGCCAGCTGCGTGGTGTTCGGCATGCCGAAAGTGGCGCATAACATCGGAGCGGTGGAAAAGATGGTCCCGCTCGAAAACATCCCTCAGCTCCTCTGCTCACTCCTGAACGGCTGA
- a CDS encoding PAS domain S-box protein, with translation MGLTRLSDSKHLAEILAAIGDGVIATDHDGRIIYANAAAASIIGLPTADIIGKPFDEAVPLFDALTHKRLKGPVERCLKLREPVGLENRTEFITPDGEKKYLSANCAPIIAANDGKGAVVVFRDVTSYKILEQKNEDNESNLKRIFDAAPVGMLILGPGPKIVQVNYAALNIIGARKEQALNQFIGNAFCCKERLRDERGCGFGAECKNCDLRRSAMLASEGIAINGMECQKTFFRAGREWTVWLRTNFSPLAVDGDTHVLMTMVDISEQKKKEIAAIEARDFYLGIFENLPVAVWRVDTTGRINYTNQYWCLMTGQTPRQAAGCGWLEFIHPEDRERILGRPDRQSQTDILTEGEIRIRHASGEYRWLYCINRLYTDPQGVPEGFIGMGIDITERREAEEALGRYKVLSEKALDIFLFVDADGNILEANEAAIQAYGYTREEILTKTIFDLRGEKDTVKKQLGDGFRRGIYFETTHYRKNGSPFPVEVKAQGTVIGGREVLLSVIRDISQRKQAEEALRQSEEKFRLLFDKANDAVTLMEESDDDRAPGVFIEVNDAACAMLGYNREELIGMELAAIDKTLPRAELAALYKKTNSSGQMHLETVHTAKDGREIAVEVVGHRLEVDGKRLLLSAARDITERKRAAELLEASRAEYYSLFMNMPVGFAYVRVIFDGGENAVDFEYIEVNEAFPKMVGRQKEEIIGKNFRGLFPDLPREHIDRLAVYGEIALGKRDRADMEFFSHVAGKWVSMTLYSPAKGNVVALVTDITERRLALEALEQAKNEAEATYRAKSEFLVNMSHEIRTPINGINGMIELTLLTDLDFEQRDNLMTAKSCSQVLLGIINDILDFSKMEAGKLALETVNFNIRDFIEEVIKVHSQATLTKDIDLRHTMSANVPKFVAGDPLRLRQILYNLLSNAIKFTEHGHVTLAVKRVGTADDKKVELVFSVTDTGIGISEQERDKLFKSFSQVDGSITRRFGGTGLGLAISKRLVELMGGSIWVESEKGKGSTFAFSVCLTAATGNDADRTAETPARINPPTEKLSVLLVEDDKVSRLVVTKYLRQLGHQVECADNGRLALELYAGNHYDVVLMDIQMPDMDGVEATRRIREIGVASGRYTPIVAVTAHALSGDREKYLAAGLDEYIAKPVQIVELQEKLQRVTSLDMEILRIIAPPTTGAQASTIFEQAKIIDEIERLNGMAGSYADDAPLFEGLVHRIKGLANTAGLEDIKALAFKAELAARRAKMEEAVNYTTRIQKSVEIFRKTNILS, from the coding sequence ATGGGCTTAACCCGCCTGAGCGACAGCAAACATCTTGCCGAGATTCTGGCCGCAATCGGCGACGGCGTCATCGCCACCGACCATGACGGCAGGATAATTTACGCCAACGCCGCCGCCGCGTCGATTATCGGCCTTCCGACCGCCGACATCATCGGCAAGCCCTTCGACGAAGCGGTCCCCCTCTTTGACGCCTTAACGCATAAACGGTTAAAGGGCCCTGTCGAGCGTTGCCTGAAGCTGCGCGAGCCGGTCGGCCTCGAAAATCGGACGGAGTTTATAACCCCGGACGGAGAAAAGAAATATCTTTCCGCCAACTGCGCCCCGATTATCGCCGCAAACGACGGCAAAGGGGCGGTGGTGGTGTTTCGCGACGTAACCAGCTACAAGATCCTGGAGCAGAAGAACGAGGACAACGAGAGCAACCTAAAAAGGATCTTCGACGCCGCGCCGGTGGGAATGCTCATCCTCGGCCCGGGGCCCAAGATCGTTCAAGTTAACTACGCCGCCCTTAACATCATCGGCGCCCGGAAAGAACAGGCTTTAAACCAATTTATCGGCAACGCGTTTTGCTGCAAGGAAAGGCTGAGAGACGAGCGCGGCTGCGGCTTCGGCGCGGAATGCAAGAACTGCGACCTGCGCCGCTCGGCCATGTTGGCGTCCGAAGGCATAGCCATAAACGGCATGGAGTGTCAAAAGACGTTTTTCAGGGCCGGCCGGGAGTGGACCGTCTGGCTGCGGACCAACTTTTCGCCGCTCGCGGTCGACGGCGACACCCACGTTCTCATGACAATGGTCGATATCAGCGAGCAGAAAAAGAAGGAAATCGCCGCTATCGAAGCCAGGGATTTTTACCTGGGAATTTTCGAAAATCTGCCGGTTGCCGTGTGGCGAGTCGATACGACGGGCCGCATCAACTATACCAATCAGTACTGGTGCCTGATGACCGGCCAGACGCCCCGGCAGGCGGCCGGCTGCGGCTGGCTCGAATTCATCCACCCCGAGGACCGGGAAAGAATCCTCGGGCGGCCGGATCGGCAGTCGCAGACGGATATCTTGACTGAGGGCGAAATCCGGATAAGGCATGCAAGCGGCGAATATCGGTGGCTCTACTGCATCAACCGGCTGTATACCGACCCGCAGGGTGTTCCCGAAGGCTTTATCGGCATGGGCATCGACATCACCGAACGCAGGGAGGCCGAAGAAGCGCTCGGCCGCTACAAAGTGCTGTCCGAGAAAGCTCTCGACATTTTCCTGTTCGTCGACGCCGACGGCAACATTCTGGAGGCCAACGAAGCGGCGATACAGGCCTACGGCTACACGCGCGAAGAAATCCTCACGAAAACCATCTTCGACCTGCGGGGCGAAAAAGACACCGTTAAAAAGCAGTTGGGCGACGGGTTCCGCCGCGGCATCTATTTCGAAACCACCCACTACCGCAAGAACGGGAGCCCGTTCCCTGTCGAGGTAAAAGCCCAGGGGACGGTCATCGGCGGCCGGGAAGTCCTGCTGAGCGTTATCCGCGACATATCCCAGCGGAAACAGGCCGAGGAAGCGCTTCGCCAGAGCGAAGAGAAATTCCGCCTCCTCTTCGACAAGGCGAATGATGCTGTCACACTGATGGAAGAAAGTGATGACGACCGGGCGCCGGGCGTTTTTATAGAGGTCAACGACGCTGCCTGCGCCATGCTCGGATATAACCGCGAAGAGCTTATCGGCATGGAGCTCGCCGCCATCGACAAGACCCTCCCCCGCGCCGAACTGGCGGCGCTCTACAAGAAAACCAACTCCTCCGGGCAAATGCATCTGGAAACGGTGCACACCGCAAAGGACGGGCGTGAAATCGCCGTCGAAGTCGTCGGCCACCGCCTTGAGGTCGACGGCAAGCGGCTGTTGTTGTCGGCCGCCCGCGACATAACCGAACGGAAGCGGGCCGCCGAGCTGCTGGAAGCGAGCCGGGCCGAATACTACTCGCTGTTCATGAATATGCCGGTCGGTTTCGCCTATGTGCGCGTCATCTTCGACGGCGGGGAAAACGCCGTCGACTTCGAGTATATCGAGGTCAACGAAGCCTTTCCCAAAATGGTCGGCCGCCAAAAAGAAGAAATCATCGGTAAAAACTTCCGCGGCCTGTTCCCCGATCTGCCCAGGGAGCACATTGACAGGCTGGCCGTTTACGGGGAAATCGCCCTTGGCAAGCGGGACAGGGCGGACATGGAATTTTTCTCGCATGTCGCCGGCAAGTGGGTGTCGATGACCCTTTACAGCCCGGCGAAAGGCAATGTCGTGGCCCTTGTCACCGACATCACGGAACGCCGGCTGGCGCTCGAAGCGCTCGAACAGGCCAAAAACGAGGCCGAGGCCACCTATCGGGCAAAAAGCGAATTTCTGGTCAACATGAGCCACGAGATAAGGACGCCGATCAACGGCATCAACGGCATGATCGAACTGACGCTGCTGACCGATCTCGATTTTGAGCAGCGGGATAACCTCATGACAGCCAAATCTTGCAGTCAGGTCCTGCTCGGCATAATCAACGATATTCTCGACTTTTCCAAAATGGAAGCAGGCAAACTGGCGCTCGAAACAGTGAATTTCAACATCCGGGACTTTATCGAAGAAGTCATCAAGGTCCACTCCCAGGCCACGCTGACCAAAGACATCGACCTGAGACATACGATGTCGGCAAACGTCCCGAAATTTGTCGCCGGCGACCCGCTGCGCCTGCGGCAGATACTCTACAACCTGCTGAGCAACGCGATAAAGTTTACCGAGCACGGGCACGTGACGCTGGCGGTCAAGAGAGTGGGGACGGCGGACGACAAAAAAGTCGAACTGGTTTTTTCGGTGACCGACACCGGCATCGGGATAAGCGAACAAGAAAGGGACAAATTGTTCAAATCCTTCAGCCAGGTGGACGGTTCGATCACCCGGCGTTTTGGGGGCACGGGCCTCGGCCTGGCGATCTCCAAACGGCTCGTTGAGTTAATGGGCGGCAGCATTTGGGTCGAAAGTGAAAAAGGCAAAGGCAGCACATTTGCATTTTCCGTATGCCTCACCGCTGCAACCGGTAACGATGCGGACCGCACCGCGGAAACGCCGGCGAGAATAAACCCGCCTACCGAAAAGTTGTCCGTTTTGCTGGTGGAAGACGACAAGGTAAGCAGACTGGTTGTCACGAAGTATCTGCGGCAACTGGGACATCAGGTGGAGTGCGCGGACAACGGACGGCTGGCGCTCGAACTGTACGCAGGCAACCATTACGACGTCGTTCTCATGGATATCCAGATGCCGGATATGGACGGGGTCGAGGCGACCCGCAGGATCAGGGAGATAGGCGTCGCGAGCGGACGTTACACGCCGATTGTCGCCGTTACCGCCCACGCGTTGTCCGGAGACAGGGAAAAGTATCTTGCGGCCGGGCTTGACGAATATATCGCCAAGCCGGTGCAGATCGTCGAACTGCAGGAGAAACTGCAGCGGGTGACAAGTCTGGATATGGAGATTCTGCGGATTATCGCGCCTCCGACCACGGGCGCGCAAGCTTCGACCATATTTGAGCAGGCAAAAATCATCGACGAAATAGAGCGCCTTAACGGCATGGCCGGTTCGTACGCCGACGACGCCCCTCTCTTTGAGGGCTTAGTCCACAGAATTAAGGGGCTCGCCAACACGGCCGGCCTGGAAGATATCAAGGCGCTGGCCTTCAAAGCCGAACTGGCGGCCAGGCGCGCTAAAATGGAAGAAGCGGTAAACTACACAACGCGAATTCAAAAGAGCGTCGAAATCTTTCGGAAGACCAATATTCTATCTTAA